One Clarias gariepinus isolate MV-2021 ecotype Netherlands chromosome 18, CGAR_prim_01v2, whole genome shotgun sequence genomic window carries:
- the LOC128506273 gene encoding tumor necrosis factor ligand superfamily member 6-like: MGEVFVVDSQATADIVPPKHWIKGTCVVYVLLGLALFGVMVEGVLIYQLYQRIPKQTSPEMSQMSKLTGGNKTQDDGYSTETSAPQQVLKTESKPAAFLHHQNHSVSSDMTVLQWDARGFPAFQHSFNYSNGSLIIHKEGFYYLFSKVTFRSSCHMFRHEVKLNSSRYNHHPISLMIDNRYGVEQRPHADKKNQFSSYLGGVMHLFKTDMVFVSISDHSCLIEETQETFFGGFMI; the protein is encoded by the exons ATGGGGGAGGTGTTTGTGGTGGACAGTCAGGCGACCGCGGATATTGTGCCCCCTAAACACTGGATTAAGGGCACTTGTGTTGTGTACGTGCTGCTGGGCCTGGCGCTGTTCGGTGTGATGGTGGAAGGGGTCCTCATTTACCAGCTGTACCAGCGCATTCccaaacag ACGTCTCCAGAGATGAGTCAGATGTCCAAGCTGACT GGAGGAAACAAAACCCAGGATGATGGct ATTCTACAGAAACCTCAGCACCCCAGCAGGTCCTGAAGACTGAGAGCAAGCCAGCTGCATTCCTGCATCATCAAAATCATT CTGTGAGTTCCGATATGACGGTGTTGCAGTGGGACGCCAGAGGCTTCCCTGCATTTCAGCACAGCTTTAATTACAGCAATGGCAGCCTGATCATCCATAAGGAAGGCTTCTACTACCTGTTCTCCAAGGTGACCTTCAGAAGCAGCTGCCACATGTTCAGACATGAGGTCAAGCTGAACTCCTCACGTTACAACCACCATCCCATCAGCCTCATGATTGACAACAG GTACGGCGTAGAACAGAGGCCTCACGCTGATAAGAAGAACCAGTTTAGCAGCTACCTGGGTGGCGTGATGCATCTGTTCAAGACGGACATGGTGTTTGTTTCAATCAGCGATCACAGCTGCTTGATAGAAGAAACACAAGAAACTTTCTTCGGTGGTTTCATGATCTAG